The Terriglobus sp. TAA 43 sequence CTGGAAGCACACAAAATAGCGACCTGATCACGCTTGGCCTAAATCGCTAATCAAACGAACAAACGAATCCCAGCGACACCAGCAGCGCCAGCATCCACACACGCTTGCGTATTCGCCGCTGTCACGCCACCCAGCGCCAGCACCGGCACATCACCCGCATTGGCACATGCCTCACGTAGCGCATCCAGCCCAACGCCCTCAGTCACCACTTCCCCGCCCACTCGTTTTTCAAACACCGGTGCAAACAGGATCAGGTCCGCAAACTCCGCAGCACGACGCACATCACTGATCGTGTGGCAGGAAGCGCTTACCAGCAAGCCATGATGTGACTGCAGGTTCTGCGAAAACATTGTCGTAGACAGATGCACACCATCCGCACCGGCCCACTGCGCCAATGCGGCCGTCCCATTCAGCAGCAACTTCGTTTCACCACCGCCATCGCGAATCGCCTGCATCAACGCCCGCGCCAGATCGGCCTGCGCGGCTTCTCCCAGATCCTTCTCGCGCATCTGAACATAGTCCACGCCTTCGCTCGACAGCCGGGCCACCTGCGTAATCAGCGCGTCCTCACGCGAACGTTCATCACCCGGAAACATTTGTCTGTCTGTAATCGCATATCGCAACATGACTTTCACAATACGTCTTATATGAGCCACCGCGCACGCTTTCCGAAGACATTCTTGCTTTCCGTGCATCCCACATAAGACAGACGTTTCGCAGGAGACCCAGACCAATGCCCTTTCAGGATCAGGAAGCGCCGCGCCCGCAGCAGCACGAACCCGAACAGCAGGCGCAGGATACGCACCCCAACGAAAATCGCGCGGGCACATCTGCGAAAGATCTGGAAATCTCCTTCCGCAACCACATGACCCACACCGTGGGCCGCCCGCTGGAAAACAGCAGCACTCTGGACCAGTACCATGCGCTCGCTGCCGTAGTGCGCGACCGCATGATGGATCAGTGGCTGGAAACCATCGAAAGCTACAAGCAGCACAACGTCCGCGTGCTGGGCTACCTCAGCGCGGAATATCTCCTCGGCCCACACCTTGAAAATGCACTGCTAAACCTCGAACTGCGACCACAGATGGAGGAAGCATTAAAAAACGTCGGACTTGATCTGGCGACCATAGCCGCAGAGGAGCCGGAGCCGGGCTTGGGCAATGGCGGTCTTGGCCGTCTGGCCGCCTGCTTTATGGATTCGCTCTCCACGCTCGACGTCCCTGTCCTGGGCTATGGCCTGCGTTATGAATTCGGCATCTTCCGTCAGGAGATCGTCAACGGCTGGCAGGTAGAAAAATCCGACAAGTGGTTGCAATACGGCAATCCATGGGAGATCGGCGCGTCCACAAGCTACGACGTTTGTTTCTTCGGCCACACAGAAACCTATAACGATGAAGAAGGATTGTTGCGTCATCGCTGGGTGCCCGACCACACCGTGAAGGGCATTCCCTACGACACTCCCATCCCCGGCTATCAAACGCGTACTGTGAACCGCTTGCGTTTATGGAAGGCCGAGGCCGTTGATAGCTTCGACTTGAGCATCTTTAACAGCGGCGACT is a genomic window containing:
- a CDS encoding thiamine phosphate synthase; translation: MLRYAITDRQMFPGDERSREDALITQVARLSSEGVDYVQMREKDLGEAAQADLARALMQAIRDGGGETKLLLNGTAALAQWAGADGVHLSTTMFSQNLQSHHGLLVSASCHTISDVRRAAEFADLILFAPVFEKRVGGEVVTEGVGLDALREACANAGDVPVLALGGVTAANTQACVDAGAAGVAGIRLFV